From the genome of Canis lupus baileyi chromosome 32, mCanLup2.hap1, whole genome shotgun sequence, one region includes:
- the CYP11A1 gene encoding cholesterol side-chain cleavage enzyme, mitochondrial, with amino-acid sequence MLAKGLPLRSVLVKGCQPFLSTVWEGPGHPRVPTGDGASISTQIPRPFSEIPTPGNNGWLNLYNFWREMGSQKIHYHQVQNFQKYGPIYREKLGSVESVYIIDPEDVALLFKFEGPTPERFCIPPWVAYHQYHQRPVGVLLKKSGAWKKDRLALNQEVMAPEAIKNFIPLLDPVSQDFVKVLHRRIKQQGSGKFSGDISDDLFRFAFESITNVMFGERLGMLEERVDPEAQRFIDAVYQMFHTSVPMLTFPPDLFRLFKTKTWRDHVAAWDVIFNKAEIYTQNFYWELRQKRDVDNYPGILHRLLKSNKLLFEDVKANITEMLAGGVDTTSMTLQWHLYEMARSLEVQEVLREEVLAARRQAQGNVSTMLQLVPLLKASIKETLRLHPISVTLQRYLENDLVLRNYMIPAKTLVQVSTYAMGQDPTFFLNPSKFDPTRWLGKDKELIHFRNLGFGWGVRQCVGRRIAELEMTLFLIHILENFRVEMQQLRDVGTTFNLILMPDKPIFLTFRPFNQGPPQV; translated from the exons ATGCTGGCCAAGGGGCTTCCTCTTCGCTCAGTCCTGGTCAAAGGCTGCCAGCCCTTCTTGAGCACCGTGTGGGAGGGTCCAGGGCATCCCAGGGTGCCCACCGGGGATGGAGCCAGTATCTCCACTCAGATTCCTCGCCCCTTCAGTGAGATCCCCACCCCAGGAAACAATGGCTGGCTAAACCTGTACAATTTCTGGAGGGAAATGGGCTCACAGAAAATCCACTATCACCAAGTCCAGAATTTCCAGAAGTATGGCCCCATTTACAG GGAGAAGCTGGGCAGCGTGGAGTCGGTTTATATCATCGACCCGGAAGATGTGGCCCTTCTGTTTAAGTTTGAGGGTCCCACTCCAGAACGATTTTGCATCCCGCCCTGGGTGGCCTATCACCAGTATCACCAGAGACCCGTCGGCGTCCTGTTGAA GAAGTCAGGAGCGTGGAAGAAAGACCGGCTGGCTTTGAACCAGGAGGTGATGGCTCCAGAGGCCATAAAGAACTTCATTCCCCTGCTGGACCCAGTGTCTCAGGACTTTGTCAAAGTCCTGCACAGGCGCATCAAGCAGCAGGGCTCCGGAAAGTTCTCAGGAGACATCAGTGATGATCTGTTTCGCTTCGCCTTTGAGT CCATCACCAATGTCATGTTCGGGGAGCGCCTGGGGATGCTGGAGGAGAGAGTGGACCCGGAGGCCCAGCGGTTCATCGATGCTGTCTACCAGATGTTTCACACCAGTGTCCCCATGCTCACCTTCCCCCCAGACCTGTTCCGTCTGTTCAAGACCAAGACCTGGAGGGACCATGTGGCTGCATGGGAtgtgattttcaacaaag CCGAGATCTACACCCAGAACTTCTACTGGGAACTGAGGCAGAAGCGAGACGTCGACAATTACCCGGGCATCCTGCACCGCCTCCTAAAAAGTAACAAGCTGCTTTTCGAGGACGTCAAGGCCAATATCACAGAGATGCTGGCGGGGGGTGTGGACACG ACGTCCATGACACTGCAGTGGCACCTCTACGAGATGGCACGCAGCCTGGAGGTGCAGGAGGTGCTGCGGGAGGAGGTCCTGGCCGCGCGGCGCCAGGCCCAGGGAAACGTGAGCACGATGCTGCAGCTGGTCCCGCTCCTCAAAGCCAGCATCAAGGAGACACTGAG ACTCCACCCCATCTCCGTGACCCTGCAGAGATACCTTGAAAATGACTTGGTTCTTCGAAATTACATGATTCCCGCCAAG ACGTTGGTGCAGGTGTCCACCTATGCCATGGGCCAGGACCCCACCTTCTTCCTCAACCCGAGCAAGTTTGACCCAACCCGCTGGCTGGGGAAGGACAAGGAGCTCATCCACTTCCGGAACCTGGGCTTTGGCTGGGGCGTGCGGCAGTGCGTGGGCCGGCGCATCGCTGAGCTCGAGATGACCCTCTTCCTCATCCAC ATTCTGGAGAACTTCAGAGTTGAAATGCAGCAACTCAGGGATGTGGGCACCACGTTCAACCTCATCCTGATGCCCGACAAGCCCATCTTCCTCACCTTCAGGCCGTTTAACCAGGGCCCACCCCAGGTGTGA